One Polaribacter sp. SA4-12 genomic window carries:
- a CDS encoding acetyl-CoA hydrolase/transferase family protein → MKIPNKMTAADAVKIIKSGDRVLIQGGSATPQALIHAMVDRAPELRNVEIVHLHTEGACGYTAPELRESFHTNAFFIGGNVRKMIGNTVDYIPIFLSDIPSLFRQGYMDLDVVMVNVSPPDKHGFCSLGVSVDIVLSGIEQGKKIIAQINPRMPRTFGDAQIDINKFDACVEISEEIYEMKFVAPSETEKAIGKNIAGIIEDGATLQMGIGGIPNAVLTFLHNHKNLGVHTEMFSEGIVDLVKKGVVNGSQKKVNPYKIVSGFAMGTRNLYDFMDDNPEIEMLDIAYVNDTSIIRQNPKVTAINSAIEVDLTGQICADSIGPRMFSGVGGQMDFMRGAALSEGGKPICAITSTTGKGVSKITPMLKQGAGVVTTRAHARLVVTEYGVAELFGRNLKQRAQALRDIAHPDHREELDKAIFERFKSSLMTK, encoded by the coding sequence ATGAAAATACCAAACAAAATGACAGCCGCAGATGCTGTTAAAATTATTAAATCTGGAGACAGGGTTTTAATTCAAGGAGGTTCAGCAACGCCACAAGCATTGATACATGCTATGGTTGATAGAGCACCTGAATTAAGAAATGTTGAAATTGTACATTTACACACAGAAGGTGCTTGTGGTTATACAGCTCCAGAACTAAGAGAAAGTTTCCATACTAATGCTTTTTTCATTGGTGGAAATGTTCGTAAAATGATTGGAAACACAGTAGATTACATTCCAATTTTCTTAAGTGATATTCCAAGTTTATTTCGTCAAGGATATATGGATTTAGACGTAGTAATGGTAAATGTTTCACCTCCAGATAAACATGGTTTTTGTTCTTTAGGAGTATCTGTAGATATTGTACTTTCTGGTATTGAACAAGGGAAAAAGATAATTGCTCAAATTAACCCTCGTATGCCACGTACTTTTGGAGATGCACAAATTGATATCAATAAATTTGATGCATGTGTTGAAATTTCAGAAGAAATATACGAAATGAAATTTGTAGCCCCTTCTGAAACTGAAAAAGCAATTGGTAAAAATATTGCTGGTATTATTGAAGATGGAGCAACATTACAAATGGGTATTGGAGGTATTCCAAACGCAGTATTAACGTTCTTACATAATCACAAAAATTTAGGAGTACATACAGAAATGTTTTCTGAAGGAATTGTAGATTTAGTAAAAAAAGGAGTTGTAAATGGTTCTCAAAAGAAAGTAAATCCTTACAAAATTGTATCAGGATTTGCAATGGGAACTCGTAATTTGTATGATTTTATGGATGACAATCCTGAAATTGAAATGTTAGATATTGCTTATGTAAATGATACATCTATAATTCGCCAAAACCCAAAAGTAACTGCTATTAACTCTGCTATTGAAGTAGATTTAACTGGTCAAATTTGTGCTGATTCAATTGGACCAAGAATGTTCTCTGGTGTTGGTGGTCAAATGGACTTTATGCGTGGTGCAGCTCTTTCTGAAGGTGGTAAACCAATTTGCGCAATTACTTCTACTACAGGTAAAGGAGTTTCTAAAATTACACCTATGTTAAAACAAGGAGCTGGTGTAGTAACTACACGTGCACATGCTCGTCTTGTAGTTACAGAATATGGTGTTGCTGAATTATTTGGTAGAAACTTAAAACAACGTGCTCAGGCTCTAAGAGATATTGCACACCCAGATCATAGAGAAGAATTAGATAAAGCTATTTTCGAAAGATTCAAAAGTAGTTTAATGACAAAATAA
- a CDS encoding methylmalonyl-CoA mutase family protein, with product MSDKNKALFSDFPSVSTEQWMERVTADLKGADFDKKLVWKNLTGIDIQPCYNTENKITQLKNTGENSQSLVNYRSVKVANAETGNKLAVKAVEEGMNGIIFQMQENVSVETLLNGLDLNTTTVSFEIVTDAIDFTKNLVAYAKDSDLKGYINTAIISNYVTTGSFDDSQIETVVELVKLTANFPNFKAITISGTEYLDSGANQVQEIAYTLNSLVFLTEKLVEKNVSVQSIFDNLNFQLAIGLEYFVEIGKFRAFNNLLAEVANKYGVAEFANTITAKTSIWSKSITDAETNLLRCTTEAMAAILGNVDGVLIDAYDKEFKNPSDFSSRVAGNITTILREESYFGKVSNPVDGSYYIEEVSSKIAEKALELFQTIEANGGFYTAFENETIQQQIAEIRLKKLKLISQRRTPMVGINKYPNLMETVPTELLSKGSDDNSKVLTPRRASLEIEAMRRVTEELVADTNVRPIVQLASYGNLNMRKARAAFAYDFIGVSGFDVHQEESFENAEIAASESAKGEAHVVVICSSDKDYDETAVDFIKAFRAINTDKVLLLAGAPKNMDELTEAGLDGVVNMRTDVLVALSSIQKKVQKTLKS from the coding sequence ATGAGCGATAAAAATAAAGCACTTTTTTCTGATTTCCCTTCAGTTTCTACTGAACAGTGGATGGAAAGAGTGACCGCAGATTTAAAAGGAGCTGATTTTGATAAAAAACTAGTTTGGAAAAACCTAACTGGTATCGATATTCAACCTTGCTACAATACTGAAAACAAAATTACACAGCTTAAAAATACAGGAGAAAACTCACAATCATTAGTGAATTATCGAAGTGTTAAAGTTGCAAATGCTGAAACAGGTAATAAACTAGCTGTTAAAGCTGTTGAAGAAGGAATGAACGGAATCATTTTCCAAATGCAAGAAAATGTATCTGTTGAAACTCTTTTAAACGGATTAGATTTAAACACAACAACTGTTTCTTTTGAAATAGTAACTGATGCTATTGATTTTACTAAAAATTTAGTTGCTTATGCAAAAGATAGCGATTTAAAAGGGTACATCAATACAGCAATTATTTCTAACTATGTAACAACAGGTTCTTTTGATGATAGTCAAATTGAAACTGTTGTAGAATTAGTGAAATTAACAGCAAATTTCCCAAACTTTAAAGCGATTACAATTTCTGGAACAGAATATTTAGATTCTGGTGCAAACCAAGTTCAAGAAATTGCATATACTTTAAACTCTTTAGTTTTCTTAACTGAAAAACTAGTAGAAAAAAATGTATCAGTTCAATCAATATTCGATAACCTAAACTTTCAATTAGCAATTGGTTTAGAATATTTTGTTGAAATTGGAAAATTTAGAGCATTTAATAATTTATTAGCAGAAGTAGCTAATAAATATGGTGTAGCAGAATTTGCAAATACAATTACAGCAAAAACGTCTATTTGGAGCAAATCAATAACTGATGCAGAAACTAATTTGTTACGTTGTACTACAGAAGCAATGGCTGCAATATTAGGTAATGTAGATGGTGTTTTAATTGATGCTTACGATAAAGAGTTTAAAAACCCTTCAGATTTTTCAAGTAGAGTAGCAGGAAACATTACTACTATTTTAAGAGAAGAATCTTACTTTGGTAAAGTATCTAATCCAGTTGATGGATCTTACTATATTGAAGAAGTAAGTTCTAAAATTGCAGAAAAAGCTTTAGAGTTGTTTCAAACAATTGAAGCTAATGGTGGTTTTTATACTGCTTTTGAAAACGAAACTATTCAACAACAAATTGCTGAAATTCGTTTAAAAAAATTAAAATTAATTAGTCAACGTAGAACTCCAATGGTAGGTATTAATAAATACCCTAACTTAATGGAAACTGTTCCTACAGAACTACTTTCTAAAGGAAGTGATGATAATTCAAAAGTATTAACTCCAAGAAGAGCTTCTTTAGAAATTGAAGCTATGAGAAGAGTTACTGAAGAATTAGTTGCAGATACAAATGTGCGTCCAATTGTACAATTAGCTAGTTATGGTAATTTAAATATGCGTAAAGCAAGAGCTGCTTTTGCGTATGATTTTATTGGTGTAAGTGGTTTTGACGTTCATCAAGAAGAAAGTTTTGAAAATGCAGAAATAGCGGCTTCAGAAAGTGCAAAAGGTGAGGCTCACGTTGTTGTTATTTGTAGTTCTGATAAAGATTACGATGAAACTGCTGTTGACTTTATAAAAGCATTTAGAGCTATTAATACTGATAAAGTATTATTATTAGCAGGTGCTCCAAAAAATATGGACGAATTAACTGAAGCTGGTTTAGACGGTGTTGTAAATATGAGAACAGATGTTCTTGTAGCACTTTCTAGCATTCAGAAAAAAGTTCAAAAAACATTAAAATCTTAA
- the scpA gene encoding methylmalonyl-CoA mutase has product MKPDFSDIKLNSAVKQTVATSENQDVWNTPEGIPVKKQFTKEDISEAEHLGFAAGVPPFLRGPYSAMYAMRPWTIRQYAGFSTAEESNAFYRRNLAAGQKGLSVAFDLATHRGYDSDHPRVTGDVGKAGVAIDSILDMEILFDQIPLDKMSVSMTMNGAVLPIMAFYIAAARKQGVPLDQLSGTIQNDILKEFMVRNTYIYPPAPSMKIIGDIFDYTTKLMPKFNSISISGYHMQEAGATADIELAYTLADGMEYIRTGLKSGLKIDEFAPRLSFFWAVGMNHFMEIAKMRAARMLWAKIIKSFNPTNPKSMALRTHSQTSGWSLSEQDPFNNVARTCVEAMAATLGGTQSLHTNALDEAIALPTDFSARIARNTQIFIQDETQTTKSVDPWAGSYYVEYLTQEIAKKAWKLIEEVEELGGMAKAIETGVPKLRIEEASARKQARLDSAQDILVGVNKFKTTEKTNIEILDVDNTVVRDSQIARLNKMKAERDSHVVAANLKALENCAGGGEGNLLALAVEAAENFATLGEISDALEVHFGRHKADTKLISGVYGKEVNDDSTFAKAQKMTDKFAEIEGRRPRVMIAKMGQDGHDRGAKVVASSFADLGFDVDMGGLFQTPEEVAKQAVENDVHFVGASSLAAGHKTLIPQLIGELEKMGRPDIMVFAGGVIPAQDYDYLLERKVAAIFGPGTVISESAITIMEKYLEQE; this is encoded by the coding sequence ATGAAACCAGATTTTTCAGATATAAAATTAAATTCAGCTGTTAAGCAAACAGTTGCAACTTCAGAGAATCAAGACGTTTGGAATACTCCTGAAGGGATCCCAGTAAAAAAACAATTTACAAAAGAAGATATTTCAGAAGCAGAACATTTAGGTTTTGCAGCGGGTGTACCTCCTTTTTTAAGAGGACCATATAGCGCAATGTATGCAATGCGTCCTTGGACAATTAGACAATATGCAGGTTTTTCTACTGCAGAAGAATCTAATGCGTTCTATAGAAGAAACTTAGCAGCAGGTCAAAAAGGACTTTCAGTTGCTTTTGATTTAGCTACACACCGTGGTTACGATTCAGATCACCCACGTGTAACTGGTGATGTTGGTAAAGCAGGTGTTGCTATAGATTCTATTTTAGATATGGAAATTTTGTTCGATCAAATTCCATTGGATAAAATGTCTGTTTCTATGACAATGAATGGTGCAGTTTTACCAATTATGGCTTTTTACATTGCAGCAGCAAGAAAACAAGGAGTTCCTTTAGATCAACTTTCTGGTACGATTCAGAATGATATTTTAAAAGAATTCATGGTACGTAATACATATATTTATCCACCAGCTCCTTCAATGAAGATTATTGGTGATATTTTTGATTACACTACTAAATTGATGCCTAAGTTTAACTCTATTTCTATTAGTGGTTACCATATGCAAGAAGCTGGTGCAACTGCAGATATTGAATTAGCATACACTTTAGCCGATGGGATGGAATACATTAGAACTGGATTAAAATCTGGTTTAAAAATTGATGAATTCGCACCTCGTTTATCTTTCTTCTGGGCTGTAGGAATGAATCATTTTATGGAAATTGCTAAAATGCGTGCTGCACGTATGCTTTGGGCAAAAATCATTAAATCTTTCAACCCAACAAATCCAAAATCAATGGCATTGCGTACGCATAGTCAGACATCTGGATGGAGTTTAAGTGAGCAAGATCCTTTTAATAACGTAGCACGTACTTGTGTAGAGGCAATGGCAGCTACATTAGGAGGAACGCAATCTTTACACACAAATGCATTGGATGAAGCAATTGCTTTACCAACAGATTTCTCTGCAAGAATTGCGCGTAATACGCAAATCTTTATTCAAGATGAAACGCAAACAACGAAATCAGTTGACCCTTGGGCTGGATCTTACTATGTTGAGTACTTAACTCAAGAAATAGCTAAGAAAGCTTGGAAATTAATTGAAGAAGTTGAAGAATTAGGTGGAATGGCAAAAGCTATTGAAACTGGAGTTCCGAAATTACGTATTGAAGAAGCATCTGCACGTAAACAAGCTCGATTAGATTCAGCTCAAGATATTTTAGTAGGAGTTAATAAATTTAAAACTACTGAAAAAACGAATATTGAAATCTTAGATGTTGATAATACAGTTGTAAGAGATTCTCAAATTGCACGTTTAAATAAAATGAAAGCTGAACGTGATTCTCACGTAGTTGCCGCAAACTTAAAAGCATTAGAAAATTGTGCTGGAGGTGGAGAAGGTAATTTATTAGCTTTAGCTGTTGAAGCTGCAGAAAATTTTGCTACATTGGGTGAAATATCTGATGCTTTAGAAGTTCATTTTGGAAGACATAAAGCAGATACTAAATTGATAAGTGGTGTGTACGGAAAAGAAGTAAATGACGATAGTACGTTTGCGAAAGCGCAAAAAATGACTGATAAATTTGCAGAAATTGAAGGTCGTCGTCCAAGAGTTATGATTGCAAAAATGGGTCAAGATGGGCATGATAGAGGTGCAAAAGTTGTTGCTTCTAGTTTTGCTGATTTAGGTTTTGATGTTGATATGGGGGGGTTATTCCAAACTCCTGAAGAAGTTGCAAAACAAGCTGTTGAAAACGATGTACATTTTGTTGGAGCATCTAGTTTAGCTGCTGGTCACAAAACTTTAATTCCTCAATTAATTGGTGAATTAGAAAAAATGGGAAGACCAGATATTATGGTTTTTGCTGGAGGAGTAATACCTGCACAAGATTATGATTATTTATTAGAAAGAAAAGTAGCAGCCATTTTTGGTCCTGGTACTGTAATTTCTGAATCTGCGATTACTATTATGGAAAAATATTTAGAGCAAGAATAA
- a CDS encoding acyl-[acyl-carrier-protein] thioesterase: MTFDNYFEKQFELRYFEMNKFGLATPTIILGLLEETAADHSYSIGHSLFDLVKKNVGWVLVSGILQMDRYPNYKEKITVKTWLSSYSSIKGYRENIIYDENKNIIGRAKGLWVFFDIEKRRPIPIFNEIKEKWSYLNEESISSDIKKKISAVDYADITNQFRVNRYDTDMNKHVNNIRYLQWVIESIPEEISENYFLHKIDGRFISEAQYGDTVLSLTEKNKAENSFIHTIKIEGSGKVCATATTLWNKY, from the coding sequence ATGACATTTGATAATTATTTTGAGAAGCAATTTGAATTACGTTATTTTGAAATGAATAAATTTGGATTAGCAACGCCTACAATCATTTTAGGATTGCTAGAAGAGACAGCGGCAGATCATTCTTATTCAATAGGCCATAGTTTATTTGATCTTGTAAAGAAAAATGTAGGTTGGGTTTTAGTTTCTGGTATTTTACAAATGGATCGTTACCCTAACTATAAAGAAAAAATTACGGTTAAAACATGGTTGTCTAGTTACTCCTCTATTAAAGGTTATAGAGAAAATATTATTTATGATGAAAATAAAAATATCATTGGTCGCGCTAAGGGTTTATGGGTTTTCTTTGATATAGAAAAAAGAAGACCAATACCTATTTTTAATGAAATTAAAGAAAAATGGTCTTACCTTAATGAAGAATCTATTTCTAGCGATATTAAGAAAAAAATAAGTGCAGTAGATTACGCTGACATTACAAATCAATTTAGGGTGAATCGGTATGATACAGATATGAATAAACACGTAAATAATATTAGATATTTACAATGGGTTATTGAATCTATCCCTGAAGAAATTTCTGAGAATTATTTTTTACATAAAATAGATGGTCGTTTTATATCTGAAGCACAATATGGTGATACAGTTTTATCGTTAACTGAGAAAAACAAAGCAGAAAACTCTTTTATACATACCATAAAAATTGAAGGCAGTGGTAAAGTTTGTGCAACGGCTACAACCCTTTGGAATAAATATTGA
- the meaB gene encoding methylmalonyl Co-A mutase-associated GTPase MeaB, protein MKNYKRKRRLPVQDYIDGILRGDRVILSRAITIIESNLEGDKILAKEIVQQILPSSGKSIRIGITGVPGVGKSTFIEVFGLHLVKEGHKVAILSIDPSSQRSRGSILGDKTRMEQLAILQEAYIRPSASGDTLGGVSNKTGETMLLCEAAGYDVILIETVGVGQSETAVHGMTDFFLLLMLSGAGDELQGIKKGIMEMADMVVINKADGDNVRMSKMARLQYQNALHIFPQSESGWSPVVSTASALKNTGISNVWDEILKFKELIEENGYFLKNRNHQQIKWMYNNINEELKQLFYGSKDIKSQLNELEEDIVSAKISPVKAAQKILEDFKKSF, encoded by the coding sequence ATGAAAAATTACAAACGAAAAAGAAGATTACCCGTACAAGATTATATCGATGGTATTTTAAGAGGTGATAGAGTTATTTTATCTAGAGCAATTACAATTATTGAAAGTAATCTAGAAGGAGATAAAATATTAGCCAAAGAAATAGTTCAACAAATATTACCTAGTTCAGGTAAATCGATTCGTATTGGTATTACAGGTGTTCCGGGTGTTGGAAAAAGTACTTTTATAGAAGTATTTGGTTTGCATTTAGTAAAAGAAGGGCATAAAGTTGCTATTTTATCTATAGATCCAAGTAGCCAACGTTCTAGAGGTAGTATTTTGGGTGATAAAACTCGAATGGAACAATTAGCTATTTTGCAAGAAGCGTACATTAGACCTTCTGCATCTGGCGATACTTTAGGTGGTGTTTCTAATAAAACAGGAGAAACAATGTTGCTTTGTGAAGCTGCTGGTTATGATGTTATTTTAATTGAAACTGTTGGTGTAGGGCAATCTGAAACGGCCGTACATGGTATGACAGATTTCTTTTTATTATTGATGTTATCTGGTGCTGGTGATGAATTACAAGGAATCAAAAAAGGAATTATGGAAATGGCTGATATGGTAGTCATTAATAAAGCCGATGGAGATAATGTAAGAATGAGTAAAATGGCGAGATTACAATATCAAAATGCACTTCATATTTTTCCACAATCTGAATCTGGTTGGAGTCCTGTTGTTTCTACTGCTTCTGCATTAAAAAATACAGGAATTTCTAATGTTTGGGATGAAATTTTAAAATTTAAAGAATTGATTGAAGAAAATGGTTATTTCTTAAAAAACAGAAATCATCAACAAATAAAATGGATGTATAATAATATTAATGAAGAATTAAAACAGTTGTTTTATGGTTCAAAAGATATTAAAAGTCAATTAAACGAATTAGAAGAAGATATTGTTTCTGCAAAAATTTCGCCTGTTAAAGCTGCACAAAAAATACTTGAGGATTTTAAAAAATCTTTTTAG
- a CDS encoding acyl-CoA desaturase, whose translation MIVIIFILVLWYGGLFFQSFFLHRYAAHQVFTMSKTMEKITFILTWFFQGSSYLSAYGYGIMHRMHHAYTDTEKDPHSPSYDANMFAMMWKTKTIYQDINEQRIAIDERFTKNVPQWKVFDSFAGSRFSRLLWMTFYVLFFVFFVTSWWQWLLLPVAFLMAPIHGVIINWFGHIYGYVNFKMKNTSKNLFRFDFLMMGEGYHNNHHKYASSPNFGVKWHEIDMTYLIIKLLNAVGFIKLKPVKVKD comes from the coding sequence ATGATTGTTATTATTTTCATTTTAGTGCTTTGGTATGGAGGATTGTTTTTTCAATCTTTCTTTTTACATCGTTATGCAGCACATCAAGTATTTACGATGTCTAAAACCATGGAGAAAATCACATTTATTTTAACTTGGTTTTTTCAAGGATCTAGTTACTTAAGTGCTTATGGTTATGGTATTATGCACAGAATGCACCACGCATATACAGATACAGAAAAAGACCCACATTCTCCATCTTACGACGCAAATATGTTTGCGATGATGTGGAAAACAAAAACTATTTATCAAGATATTAATGAACAACGTATTGCAATAGACGAACGTTTTACTAAAAATGTACCACAATGGAAAGTGTTTGATTCTTTTGCTGGTTCTCGTTTTTCTCGTTTACTTTGGATGACATTCTACGTTTTATTTTTTGTCTTTTTTGTTACTTCTTGGTGGCAATGGTTGTTATTACCAGTCGCTTTTTTAATGGCTCCTATCCATGGAGTTATTATTAATTGGTTTGGTCATATTTATGGCTATGTTAATTTTAAAATGAAAAACACCAGTAAAAATCTTTTCCGTTTCGATTTCTTAATGATGGGTGAAGGTTATCACAACAATCATCATAAATATGCAAGTAGCCCTAACTTTGGTGTAAAATGGCATGAAATAGACATGACTTATTTAATTATTAAATTATTGAATGCTGTTGGTTTTATCAAATTGAAACCAGTTAAGGTAAAGGATTAA
- a CDS encoding Crp/Fnr family transcriptional regulator produces the protein MQQIKAYLDQIATISDSDWEFFTSKLQPRKIKKKTVFLKLNEIENHISFIESGVVRLFIPKENPEKEITFGFSFKDQFISAYDSFLTQKPSAYELQALTDTTLLSISYADLQAVYKTTQIGNLIGRLTAERLFLIKSKREQNLLNLTAEERYMKLFKERPELLKVIPLKYISSYIGVTAQALSRIRKRI, from the coding sequence TTGCAGCAAATAAAAGCATACTTAGATCAAATAGCAACTATATCTGACTCAGATTGGGAGTTTTTTACATCAAAATTACAGCCTCGAAAGATTAAAAAGAAAACAGTCTTTTTAAAATTGAATGAGATAGAAAATCATATTTCTTTTATTGAATCAGGTGTTGTACGCTTATTTATTCCCAAAGAAAATCCAGAGAAAGAAATTACTTTTGGTTTTAGTTTTAAAGATCAATTTATAAGTGCTTATGATTCTTTCTTAACACAAAAACCATCTGCATATGAATTACAAGCACTTACGGATACTACGCTATTAAGTATTTCATATGCTGATTTACAGGCTGTTTACAAAACAACTCAAATTGGTAATTTAATTGGAAGATTAACTGCAGAACGTCTTTTTTTAATAAAATCTAAACGAGAACAAAATCTTTTGAATCTTACTGCAGAAGAGCGTTATATGAAGTTATTTAAAGAACGCCCAGAACTTTTAAAAGTGATTCCGTTAAAATACATCAGCTCTTATATTGGTGTTACAGCTCAAGCATTAAGCAGAATTAGAAAGCGTATTTAA
- a CDS encoding DEAD/DEAH box helicase, which translates to MSKTFSELGIHAELQESLAKLQISVPTNVQEKTIPLILNKKDDVVVLAKTGTGKTAAFGLPLLQLIDAENKNIQALILAPTRELGQQIHANLVSFATESQKATIASICGGIPIKPQIERLKETTHIVVSTPGRLVDLVKREAINIKDINYFILDEADEMVSALKEEVDAIIKEIPKTRRTLLFTATMPGTIKQLVQNYMSKHVVHVEADMETVGHQGIDHQYVVVEPIEKLNVLLHFLASKEGERGIIFCKTKAAVNKLAKNLAINKFSSGAIHGSLTQGIRDRIMGQFREGNIDILVATDLAARGIDVKEISYVVNYHLPDTYGTYVHRSGRTARAGATGLSLSIIQQEELEEIPEFEEDLGIVFKEYKKADAQSIEENNGLLWAKKIFKIKPNRTVSEDYKSQIKTIFHHLTKEELVDKIFADYLAQTANAKIKPEASKKKKKK; encoded by the coding sequence ATGTCAAAAACGTTTTCAGAGTTAGGTATTCATGCAGAATTGCAAGAAAGTTTAGCTAAATTACAAATTTCTGTTCCTACAAATGTTCAAGAAAAAACCATTCCTTTAATTTTAAATAAAAAGGATGATGTAGTGGTTTTAGCAAAAACAGGAACAGGTAAAACTGCTGCTTTTGGATTGCCTTTACTGCAATTAATAGATGCAGAAAACAAAAATATACAAGCACTAATATTAGCGCCTACAAGAGAATTAGGGCAACAGATTCATGCTAATTTAGTGTCTTTTGCTACAGAAAGTCAAAAAGCAACCATTGCATCAATATGTGGTGGAATACCTATAAAACCTCAGATAGAACGTTTAAAAGAAACAACTCATATTGTAGTTTCAACTCCAGGTCGTTTAGTAGATTTAGTAAAACGTGAAGCTATCAATATAAAGGATATTAACTACTTTATTTTAGATGAAGCAGACGAAATGGTAAGTGCCTTAAAAGAAGAGGTAGATGCTATTATTAAAGAAATTCCGAAAACGAGAAGGACTTTATTGTTTACTGCTACAATGCCAGGAACGATTAAACAATTGGTACAGAATTATATGTCTAAACATGTTGTACATGTTGAAGCAGATATGGAAACTGTTGGTCATCAAGGTATAGATCATCAATATGTGGTGGTAGAACCCATTGAAAAACTAAATGTATTACTTCACTTTTTAGCTTCTAAAGAAGGAGAACGTGGAATTATATTTTGTAAAACAAAAGCTGCCGTTAATAAATTAGCAAAAAACTTAGCCATTAATAAATTCTCTTCAGGAGCGATTCATGGTAGTTTAACTCAAGGAATTCGTGATCGAATTATGGGGCAATTTAGAGAAGGTAATATCGATATTTTAGTAGCTACAGATTTAGCCGCTCGTGGAATTGATGTAAAAGAAATATCTTATGTGGTTAATTATCATTTACCTGATACTTATGGCACGTATGTTCACAGAAGTGGACGTACAGCAAGAGCAGGAGCAACCGGACTTTCATTAAGTATAATTCAACAAGAAGAATTGGAAGAAATTCCTGAGTTTGAAGAAGATTTAGGAATTGTTTTTAAAGAATATAAAAAAGCAGACGCACAAAGTATTGAAGAAAATAATGGTTTGTTGTGGGCTAAAAAAATATTTAAAATAAAACCAAATCGTACAGTTTCTGAAGATTATAAATCTCAGATAAAAACAATATTTCATCATTTAACAAAGGAAGAACTGGTAGATAAAATATTTGCAGATTACTTAGCACAAACGGCTAATGCAAAGATTAAACCTGAAGCTTCTAAAAAGAAGAAAAAGAAATAA